The following are from one region of the Bacteroidota bacterium genome:
- a CDS encoding T9SS type A sorting domain-containing protein, with the protein MKIKFVIFFILFQLANIFEMGAQSYWQKTYDIPASNNEPKFTAMQILDDNSVIIFGIDNYIMTQKFDLIITRLDSAGNQMFAKKIIIPGYNIPLVLNVLRDGNNLYVSLYIISTSISAKSEQGVAKFDTWGNLIWIRKIKDLQQHFQPQDIGFGFNTNQIVVVGSTHNDGIDSTYYPVLVVLDTSGNITHSFISNQNALGNGFVIIDNAHAALVINHLYKDSLGNERYAGIIKIDSGWNVVSHLVLKDTSGLLIHGNASKFANNKFAFTGSILKKSNMKSKPFLLELDANLNVTHYANYSTPNYYSGEKIINLDTGGYAFMADLILFMIDTNGTCVKAERYINQSGQTDLYDFHFDAHKQLHLVGQSGQWFFDAEAYYVKTDTMLNSGCFQQSLNFATTYESLITAYIPSALSPYNISLDSTYSTGQITLVDTNWCYNTVSMAQDYYHGSHFTISPNPATNELFILNNSRYTQFKIYDLTGRIYRYITCTQNTNNAIDISDLPPGIYLITTHDIKLNFKFIKI; encoded by the coding sequence ATGAAAATTAAATTTGTTATATTTTTTATTCTATTTCAATTGGCAAATATTTTCGAAATGGGAGCACAAAGCTATTGGCAAAAAACATATGATATACCAGCAAGCAACAATGAGCCCAAGTTTACAGCTATGCAAATTTTGGATGACAACAGTGTTATTATTTTTGGCATTGATAATTATATAATGACTCAAAAATTTGATTTAATCATTACCCGGTTAGATTCTGCCGGCAACCAGATGTTTGCAAAAAAAATAATTATTCCCGGCTATAATATACCTTTGGTATTAAATGTATTGCGCGATGGTAACAATTTATATGTAAGCTTATATATCATTAGCACATCCATATCAGCAAAGAGTGAGCAGGGTGTGGCGAAATTTGATACGTGGGGTAATCTCATTTGGATTAGAAAAATCAAAGACCTCCAACAACATTTCCAGCCACAGGACATAGGTTTTGGGTTTAATACAAACCAAATAGTTGTTGTGGGCTCTACACATAATGATGGTATAGATAGCACCTATTACCCTGTACTGGTTGTGTTGGATACATCGGGTAACATAACACACTCATTTATATCGAACCAAAATGCCCTTGGCAACGGATTTGTAATAATAGACAATGCACATGCCGCCTTGGTTATTAATCACCTGTATAAGGATAGCTTAGGAAATGAACGCTATGCGGGCATTATCAAAATTGATTCGGGCTGGAATGTGGTTAGTCACCTGGTATTGAAGGACACATCGGGATTATTAATACATGGCAACGCAAGTAAATTTGCTAACAATAAATTTGCATTTACCGGCAGCATTCTGAAAAAATCAAACATGAAGAGCAAGCCCTTTCTGTTAGAGTTAGATGCAAATTTGAATGTAACACATTATGCAAACTATTCTACCCCCAATTATTACTCGGGCGAAAAAATTATAAACTTAGATACCGGAGGTTATGCATTTATGGCAGATTTAATTCTCTTTATGATAGATACAAATGGCACCTGTGTAAAAGCCGAGCGTTATATAAACCAAAGTGGTCAAACTGACTTGTACGACTTTCATTTTGACGCCCATAAACAGTTGCACTTAGTAGGGCAATCGGGGCAGTGGTTTTTTGATGCAGAAGCTTATTATGTTAAAACGGATACTATGCTGAACAGCGGGTGCTTTCAGCAGTCCCTTAATTTTGCAACCACCTATGAGTCGTTAATTACGGCATATATTCCGTCTGCATTATCACCATATAATATCAGTCTTGATAGCACCTATAGCACGGGGCAAATAACATTGGTTGATACCAATTGGTGTTATAACACTGTATCGATGGCGCAAGATTACTACCATGGTTCGCATTTTACAATTTCACCAAACCCCGCCACCAATGAGCTATTCATACTTAACAATAGCAGGTATACGCAATTTAAAATCTACGACCTTACAGGACGCATTTACCGCTACATTACTTGCACTCAAAATACAAATAATGCCATTGATATTAGCGACTTACCACCTGGCATCTATCTTATTACTACACATGATATAAAATTGAATTTTAAATTTATTAAAATATAA
- a CDS encoding T9SS type A sorting domain-containing protein, which yields MKLKLLTLFTCLTIGMQAQILINQYDNFAGKLSPKYKNNAQVELFTSLNAGSSFSYTGEYEIFIGDLFWRTQYPNNAISYKHELVGFPFTIDCANFPLQCKNCNLNPAIRNLYMPNAYNSNDIMWDSYLTNVSGQGQFLIGNFSYYPTSFLYKKYTSLISSFFTATYQQNWAPLHSTLLPHSIIKTTIYLHCNNSVSSPVINKFSFYTDNTRGRMRDYPFVTNNCSSSEAEHDIIFRPKVVVPLDINGSAFLNYDDFSSNASWTEQSGTINYFKFSEIAPNSCVVMPTSTDKFWEEAVQSFNYAYLPPTILIASPPYEEEGSTLAGYLPVSSNTSLIIRNGIRHNYFIDKNIDLSVINPSELIVYNPTEVSITSGANDLHFPSYYTFKTISGKLPYKSKVIADNNDPQCGGPYTDLRDVPVRTDLRSENVNDPNDPNNPDHSVFASRYYLEDGSKLTIDACCNIYDAAFDVNEGATLIFENHPTNLGYEDKSSNLGRYKVQGRKGAILRNYDDIQYIQNGEIDQPYLLHYVAKNEIYAGSAVDPDGDQQQDFYNIKPGGNVQFTAEDVISLRDGFGAKAGCTFKAKCEPAINPPTCPPLVNGNGGSKTIQPQQTLQQTQSNLSPFMALPNPSDGVVSVYYPVHDGSEYALSVYNAMGNLIESRMVTQSPHALDLTGYGSGFYFIKAHTGNNVQMKKIVVR from the coding sequence ATGAAATTAAAATTACTCACGCTGTTTACGTGCCTAACCATAGGTATGCAAGCGCAAATACTGATTAATCAATACGATAATTTTGCTGGAAAACTATCCCCAAAATATAAAAATAATGCGCAAGTGGAATTATTCACCTCGTTGAATGCAGGCTCATCTTTTTCTTACACAGGTGAGTATGAAATTTTTATTGGTGACTTGTTTTGGCGAACGCAATATCCTAATAATGCCATTAGCTATAAACATGAGCTAGTAGGATTTCCCTTTACTATTGATTGTGCCAATTTTCCATTACAGTGTAAAAATTGTAATCTAAACCCTGCCATAAGAAATTTATATATGCCAAACGCATATAATTCTAATGACATTATGTGGGATAGTTATCTTACCAATGTATCAGGCCAAGGGCAATTTTTGATTGGCAATTTTAGCTATTACCCCACAAGTTTTTTATATAAAAAGTACACTTCGCTAATCTCTTCTTTTTTCACTGCAACTTACCAGCAGAATTGGGCACCACTGCACAGCACATTGCTGCCGCACAGTATAATTAAAACAACCATTTATCTACATTGTAATAACTCTGTAAGTAGTCCTGTTATTAATAAATTTTCATTCTATACGGACAACACCAGAGGGCGTATGCGCGACTATCCCTTTGTTACAAACAATTGTTCCTCGTCAGAAGCAGAGCATGATATAATATTTCGTCCCAAGGTAGTAGTACCTTTGGATATTAACGGTTCAGCATTTCTTAATTACGATGATTTTAGCAGTAATGCTTCTTGGACAGAACAATCAGGCACAATCAATTACTTTAAGTTTAGTGAAATCGCTCCAAACAGTTGCGTTGTTATGCCAACTTCTACAGACAAATTTTGGGAGGAGGCAGTACAATCATTTAATTATGCATATTTACCACCCACTATACTAATTGCTAGTCCTCCATATGAAGAAGAAGGGTCTACCCTTGCAGGCTACTTGCCGGTTTCAAGCAACACTTCACTCATCATAAGAAATGGAATAAGACATAATTATTTTATTGATAAAAATATTGATCTATCAGTTATTAACCCAAGTGAATTGATTGTTTACAATCCAACTGAAGTTAGCATTACAAGTGGAGCAAATGATTTGCATTTTCCATCCTACTATACATTTAAAACTATCAGTGGCAAATTACCATACAAAAGCAAGGTAATTGCTGACAACAACGACCCACAATGTGGAGGACCATACACAGACTTACGCGATGTGCCTGTACGCACTGACCTACGTAGCGAGAATGTTAATGACCCTAATGATCCTAACAATCCTGACCACAGTGTATTTGCATCGCGTTATTATTTGGAGGATGGTAGTAAACTTACTATAGATGCATGCTGCAATATATATGATGCCGCCTTTGATGTAAATGAGGGAGCCACATTAATATTTGAAAACCATCCTACTAATTTGGGCTACGAAGACAAAAGTAGCAATCTTGGCCGCTACAAGGTGCAGGGCCGCAAGGGGGCAATACTTCGCAACTATGATGATATCCAGTATATTCAAAATGGAGAAATAGATCAACCATACTTGTTGCATTATGTTGCCAAAAATGAGATATATGCAGGTAGCGCTGTAGATCCTGATGGAGACCAACAACAAGACTTTTACAACATTAAGCCTGGTGGCAATGTGCAGTTTACCGCGGAAGATGTAATTAGTTTACGCGATGGATTTGGAGCCAAGGCAGGTTGTACATTTAAAGCCAAATGCGAGCCGGCAATAAACCCACCAACTTGCCCGCCTTTGGTAAATGGTAATGGTGGCAGCAAAACTATACAGCCTCAACAAACACTGCAACAAACGCAAAGTAATTTATCTCCTTTTATGGCTTTGCCAAATCCAAGTGATGGTGTAGTTTCAGTTTATTATCCAGTGCATGATGGAAGTGAGTATGCTTTATCCGTTTATAATGCAATGGGCAATTTGATTGAATCGCGCATGGTTACTCAATCACCACATGCACTTGATTTAACAGGATATGGTAGCGGTTTTTATTTTATCAAAGCACACACAGGAAATAATGTGCAAATGAAAAAAATTGTGGTGAGGTAG
- a CDS encoding T9SS type A sorting domain-containing protein, translated as MTKQFIAFILFLCGCFAMQAQPIYKKSFIPNYVSDRIFQFNSSLYLVGFNNYTQRKAVILKTDFAGNAQWAAEISSHCNDIFIEDLIVASDGFIYAVGRANDSVTNCTFTGGNPFITKIDNNTGAVIHAKIANDYGGGNYSCIVESNSGELFILGNEFNTGNHYVRGTLLRLDTALNNIWQAKFENGYSNIQWNGFKNDTLGNLYVTGTRLDTLYYKNIVCKLDSMGNIIWSNVYDDGNETAGFQVMMANDGVYICGNHKNIVSIQSGTFILKLDTTGNIQWWRLLIGNGFHAEGRMYPFKENFFITPGTFCLLDSNANVIKTKDVLMSGHYFGFDADWNLYSGANVGFSLNKCDSNFNCCEGTPVSVSSLPITNFNKDTFGLSHVIYNPSYKHIFYSNSIQITDSMHCTTSIGFESNEVTTELLTLYPNPTTNYFYIRASQAIYFQDLSLFNNLGMNVPFNYSQNTKEEIEIRVELLPSGLYWLKIKNQVKPVILN; from the coding sequence ATGACGAAACAATTCATTGCTTTTATATTATTTCTATGCGGCTGTTTTGCTATGCAAGCACAACCTATTTATAAAAAAAGTTTCATACCCAATTATGTCTCTGATAGAATATTTCAGTTTAATAGTAGCCTCTATTTGGTTGGGTTTAATAACTATACCCAGAGAAAGGCAGTAATACTAAAAACAGATTTTGCTGGAAATGCGCAATGGGCTGCCGAAATATCATCACATTGTAATGATATTTTTATCGAAGACTTAATTGTTGCTTCGGATGGGTTTATTTATGCTGTTGGTAGAGCCAACGATTCAGTAACAAATTGTACGTTTACAGGTGGCAATCCGTTTATTACAAAAATAGATAATAATACGGGCGCAGTTATTCATGCAAAGATTGCAAATGATTATGGAGGAGGTAACTATTCATGTATTGTGGAAAGTAATAGTGGTGAGTTGTTCATATTAGGCAATGAATTTAATACCGGAAATCACTATGTACGAGGAACATTATTAAGACTAGATACAGCATTGAATAATATATGGCAAGCTAAGTTTGAAAATGGATACTCAAATATACAGTGGAATGGGTTCAAGAATGATACACTAGGTAATCTTTACGTTACCGGTACAAGATTAGATACCCTTTACTATAAAAATATAGTTTGTAAATTGGATAGCATGGGGAATATTATCTGGAGCAATGTGTATGATGATGGTAATGAAACTGCCGGCTTTCAAGTTATGATGGCTAATGATGGAGTATATATTTGCGGCAATCATAAAAATATTGTGTCAATACAAAGTGGCACTTTTATTTTAAAATTAGATACAACTGGAAACATCCAATGGTGGAGATTATTAATTGGTAATGGCTTTCATGCAGAAGGTAGGATGTATCCCTTCAAAGAAAACTTTTTTATCACACCGGGTACATTTTGTTTGTTAGATAGCAATGCCAATGTGATTAAAACAAAAGATGTATTAATGAGCGGACACTATTTTGGATTTGATGCAGATTGGAATTTGTATAGTGGAGCTAACGTGGGGTTTAGCTTGAATAAATGCGATTCAAATTTTAATTGCTGTGAAGGAACTCCGGTAAGTGTTTCATCTTTGCCGATTACTAATTTTAACAAAGACACTTTTGGCCTTTCGCATGTGATTTACAATCCATCCTATAAGCATATTTTTTATAGCAACAGCATTCAAATAACTGATAGTATGCACTGCACAACGAGCATAGGATTTGAATCAAATGAAGTGACAACCGAACTATTAACTTTATATCCAAATCCGACCACTAATTATTTTTACATTCGTGCTAGCCAAGCAATTTATTTTCAAGATTTAAGTTTGTTTAATAATCTTGGAATGAATGTACCATTCAATTACTCGCAAAACACTAAAGAAGAAATTGAGATACGAGTAGAACTATTGCCAAGTGGGCTGTATTGGCTAAAAATAAAAAATCAAGTAAAACCAGTAATTCTAAATTAA